From one Parambassis ranga chromosome 5, fParRan2.1, whole genome shotgun sequence genomic stretch:
- the LOC114435418 gene encoding endonuclease domain-containing 1 protein-like, producing DSVMDCSKFFLQQTPPNIPGVLQNGNIQNQNRYKVICQTLSDQRTFVTVYDTKNKIPVFSASRYTGSLGKKPKDPRWLIEPQLEDRTDDRNMREADVSQTYNHQAVLIDYKNNQNYDRGHLLPSSYGLTETNKQSTFTLTNVVPQIGSFNKGSWNKVETCIRCVMDKFCYNNNNKREAFVVVGAEPGNNTLLNNKVNIPSKMWTAFCCYSKSQKRWLAGAHWGKNEKETPNTYLQTKTLAELSRDLGKQFDLFPVTQCPLHTTVTELYPQLKRTCKCPSRIPTMSAPPTTPSTTLVPTSTAS from the exons GATTCAGTGATGGACTGTTCAAAGTTTTTCCTTCAGCAAACTCCACCGAATATCCCAGGAGTCTTACAGAACGGGAACATTCAGAACCAGAACCGATACAAAGTCATCTGCCAGACTTTATCTGACCAGAGAACCTTTGTGACGGTTTATGACACCAAGAACAAGATTCCAGTGTTTTCTGCCTCCAGGTACACAGGAAGTCTTGGTAAAAAACCCAAGGATCCCAGGTGGTTGATTGAACCACAG CTTGAGGATCGAACTGATGACAGGAATATGAGGGAAGCAGACGTAAGTCAGACCTACAACCATCAGGCTGTGTTAATTGAttacaaaaacaatcaaaattATGACAGAGGACATTTATTACCAAGCTCTTATGGACttactgaaacaaacaaacagtctaCATTCACTCTGACCAACGTTGTTCCTCAGATAGGTTCATTCAACAAGGGGAGCTGGAACAAAGTGGAGACGTGTATCAGATGTGTTATGGATAAATTCTgctataacaacaataataaaagagAAGCCTTTGTAGTAGTCGGAGCAGAGCCCGGCAACAACACCCTCCTCAATAACAAGGTCAATATTCCTTCCAAGATGTGGACAGCGTTCTGCTGCTACAGCAAGAGTCAGAAGAGGTGGCTGGCAGGTGCACACTGGGGTAAGAACGAGAAAGAGACACCAAATACATATCTACAGACTAAGACTTTGGCAGAGCTCTCTAGAGACCTGGGAAAACAATTTGATCTGTTTCCTGTAACACAATGTCCTCTTCACACAACTGTCACTGAGTTGTATCCACAACTAAAACGTACATGCAAGTGCCCATCACGTATTCCAACTatgtctgctcctcctacaactcCCTCTACTACGTTGGTTCCAACCAGCACTGCAA GCTAG
- the LOC114435764 gene encoding myelin-oligodendrocyte glycoprotein-like isoform X2: MGSEDGFLSSAVTLITFLLILIVTCVEGQYEVVGSPEPIVAAPGDDVILPCHVEPKLNVEALTVEWSDPDLKPDPRDRLKRVEYVHLYRDNEDVPDMKLETFIKRTMLFTDDLKQGNISLKIINVSEKDQRRYRCFIPKIKKSSKNQKSVKSLHSRCLAQGVFVNREDSSFTHSHLLKGLYLLRPQMDSQDLLEEGCHGVDRHN; this comes from the exons ATGGGCAGTGAGGACGGTTTTCTCTCTTCTGCTGTGACTCTGATCACTTTTCTACTCATTCTCATCGTCACATGTGTGGAAG gTCAGTATGAGGTCGTCGGCTCACCTGAGCCAATCGTGGCTGCtccaggtgatgatgtcatcctgcCGTGTCACGTGGAGCCGAAGCTGAATGTTGAGGCGCTGACGGTGGAGTGGTCCGACCCCGACCTGAAACCTGACCCCAGAGACCGACTGAAACGAGTGGAGTACGTCCATCTGTACAGGGACAATGAAGACGTCCCTGACATGAAGTTGGAGACGTTCATCAAGAGGACGATGCTGTTCACAGACGACCTGAAGCAAGGAAACATATCGCTCAAGATCATCAACGTCTCAGAGAAAGATCAAAGAAGATACAGATGTTTCatcccaaaaataaaaaaaagctccaAAAATCAGAA GTCAGTAAAGTCCCTCCACTCTAGGTGCCTTGCTCAGGGGGTCTTtgtgaacagagaggacagcagcttcactcactCACATCTGTTAAAGGGACTTTATCTCCTCCGGCCTCAGATGGACTCACAGGACCTGCTGGAGGAAGGCTGTCATGGTGTGGACAGACACAACTGA